One genomic segment of Amycolatopsis sp. Hca4 includes these proteins:
- the hisD gene encoding histidinol dehydrogenase, translating into MLNRTDLRGQVPTAAELRAALPRAEYDVDAALHHVRPVVEAVRDRGVEAVLEYTEKFDKVRPGTVRVPRPELTRALEQLDPAVRAALEESITRARKVHAEQRRTDVTTTVVEGGTVTEKWVPVERVGLYAPGGLAVYPSTVVMNVVPAQIAGVGSLVVCSPPQAAFGGLPHPTILAAAELLGVDEVWAAGGAQAVALLAYGGTDTDGAELAPVDIVTGPGNIYLTAAKRLLRGLIGIDAEAGPTEIAILADETADPVHVAADLISQAEHDPLAASVLVTTSVALADAVDEELVNRVAATKHSSRVAEALAGKQSGIILVSTVEDGLRVVDAYAAEHLEIQTADARAVAARVRNAGAIFVGAYAPVSLGDYCAGSNHVLPTGGFARHSSGLSVQSFLKGIHVVEYSEDALREVAGRVVALADAEDLPAHGEAVTARFGGSVR; encoded by the coding sequence ATGCTGAACCGCACCGACCTGCGCGGGCAGGTCCCGACCGCCGCCGAACTGCGCGCCGCCCTGCCGCGCGCCGAATACGACGTGGACGCGGCGCTGCACCACGTGCGCCCGGTGGTCGAGGCGGTCCGCGACCGCGGTGTTGAAGCCGTCCTCGAGTACACCGAGAAGTTCGACAAGGTCCGGCCCGGCACGGTGCGTGTCCCGCGCCCCGAGCTGACGCGCGCCCTGGAGCAGCTGGACCCGGCCGTGCGCGCGGCGCTGGAGGAGTCGATCACCCGGGCGCGGAAGGTGCACGCCGAGCAGCGCCGCACCGACGTCACCACGACCGTCGTCGAGGGCGGCACGGTCACGGAGAAGTGGGTGCCGGTCGAGCGCGTCGGGCTCTACGCCCCGGGCGGGCTGGCGGTGTACCCCTCGACCGTCGTGATGAACGTCGTCCCGGCGCAGATCGCCGGCGTCGGCTCGCTCGTCGTCTGCTCGCCGCCGCAGGCCGCGTTCGGCGGGCTGCCGCACCCGACCATCCTCGCCGCGGCCGAGCTGCTCGGCGTGGACGAGGTGTGGGCGGCCGGCGGCGCGCAGGCCGTCGCGCTGCTGGCGTACGGCGGCACGGACACCGACGGCGCCGAGCTGGCGCCGGTCGACATCGTCACCGGGCCGGGCAACATCTACCTCACCGCGGCCAAGCGCCTGCTGCGCGGCCTGATCGGCATCGACGCCGAGGCCGGGCCCACCGAGATCGCCATCCTCGCCGACGAGACGGCCGACCCGGTGCACGTCGCCGCCGACCTGATCAGCCAGGCCGAACACGACCCGCTGGCCGCGAGCGTGCTGGTCACGACGTCGGTGGCGCTGGCCGACGCCGTCGACGAGGAACTGGTGAACCGCGTCGCCGCGACCAAGCACAGCTCGCGGGTCGCCGAAGCGCTGGCGGGCAAGCAGTCCGGCATCATCCTGGTGTCCACTGTGGAGGACGGACTGCGCGTCGTCGACGCCTACGCCGCCGAGCACCTGGAGATCCAGACGGCGGACGCGCGCGCGGTCGCGGCCCGGGTCCGCAACGCGGGCGCGATCTTCGTCGGCGCGTACGCCCCGGTCTCGCTCGGCGACTACTGCGCCGGGTCCAACCACGTCCTGCCCACCGGCGGCTTCGCCCGCCACTCCTCGGGCCTGTCCGTGCAGAGCTTCCTCAAGGGCATCCACGTCGTGGAATACTCCGAGGACGCGCTGCGCGAGGTCGCCGGCCGCGTCGTCGCGTTGGCCGACGCCGAGGACCTGCCCGCGCACGGCGAGGCCGTCACCGCGCGGTTCGGAGGTTCGGTCCGATGA
- a CDS encoding histidinol-phosphate transaminase, with the protein MTIGEEVTLDELPLREDLRGKSPYGAPQLDVPIRLNTNENPYPPPPSLVADVAEAVRLEAAELHRYPDRDAVALRQDLADYLSVSTRVVLSEANVWAANGSNEVLQQILQAFGGPGRSALGFEPSYSMHPIIASGTRTEWVPAPRRDDFTLDTAAAAAVIASRQPDIVFVTSPNNPTGGSIPLGELRAVLDAATGIVVVDEAYAEFSSQDSAVHLLADYPSRLIVSRTMSKAFAFAGGRLGYLAAAPAVVDALQLVRLPYHLSRLTQAAARAALRHADATLASVHKLAAERDRVVEALAGLGYDPVPSDSNFVLFGRFSSPSDAWKSYLDRGVLIRDPGIPGHLRVSIGTPEENDAFLEASKEVSR; encoded by the coding sequence ATGACGATCGGCGAAGAGGTCACGCTGGATGAGCTGCCGCTGCGCGAGGACCTGCGCGGCAAGTCGCCCTACGGCGCACCGCAGCTGGACGTCCCCATCCGGCTGAACACGAACGAGAACCCGTACCCGCCGCCCCCTTCGCTGGTCGCCGACGTGGCCGAGGCCGTTCGTCTCGAGGCCGCCGAGCTGCACCGCTACCCGGACCGGGACGCGGTGGCGCTGCGGCAGGACCTGGCCGACTACCTGAGCGTGTCGACGCGGGTGGTGCTGTCGGAGGCGAACGTCTGGGCCGCGAACGGGTCCAACGAGGTGCTGCAGCAGATCCTGCAGGCGTTCGGCGGGCCGGGGCGCAGCGCGCTCGGCTTCGAGCCGTCGTACTCGATGCACCCGATCATCGCGTCCGGCACCCGCACCGAGTGGGTCCCGGCGCCCCGCCGGGACGACTTCACGCTCGACACGGCCGCGGCGGCCGCGGTCATCGCTTCCCGGCAGCCGGACATCGTGTTCGTCACCAGCCCGAACAACCCGACCGGCGGCTCGATCCCGCTCGGCGAGCTGCGTGCGGTGCTGGACGCGGCCACCGGGATCGTCGTGGTCGACGAGGCGTACGCGGAGTTCTCGTCGCAGGACAGCGCGGTGCACCTGCTGGCCGACTACCCCTCGCGGCTGATCGTCTCGCGCACGATGAGCAAGGCGTTCGCCTTCGCGGGCGGTCGCCTCGGCTACCTGGCGGCGGCGCCGGCGGTGGTCGACGCGCTGCAGCTGGTGCGCCTGCCGTACCACCTCTCGCGGCTGACGCAGGCGGCGGCACGGGCGGCGCTGCGGCACGCGGACGCCACTTTGGCCAGCGTGCACAAGCTGGCGGCCGAGCGGGACCGCGTCGTGGAAGCCCTGGCGGGCCTGGGTTACGACCCGGTGCCGAGCGACTCGAACTTCGTCCTCTTCGGACGTTTTTCGTCGCCTTCGGACGCTTGGAAGTCCTATTTGGACCGCGGGGTGCTGATCCGCGACCCGGGCATCCCCGGGCACCTGCGCGTCAGCATCGGCACCCCGGAAGAGAACGACGCCTTCCTCGAGGCGAGTAAGGAAGTTTCCCGATGA
- the hisB gene encoding imidazoleglycerol-phosphate dehydratase HisB, which translates to MTRIGKVERTTKESSISVQLDLDGTGEVEISTGVPFYDHMLTAFGVHGSLDLKVEATGDVHIDAHHTVEDTAIVLGQAIRQALGDKSGIRRFGDAWIPMDETLAHAAIDVSGRPYCVHVGEPEQFNTFTIGNNYPFVLTRHVFDSLAFHAQIALHVRVIHGRDPHHIAEAEYKAVARALRAATEPDPRAGGIPSTKGVL; encoded by the coding sequence ATGACCCGCATCGGCAAGGTCGAACGGACCACCAAGGAGTCCTCGATCTCCGTCCAGCTGGACCTCGACGGCACGGGCGAGGTCGAGATCTCGACCGGCGTCCCGTTCTACGACCACATGCTGACCGCGTTCGGCGTCCACGGTTCGCTGGACCTGAAGGTCGAGGCCACCGGCGACGTCCACATCGACGCCCACCACACGGTGGAGGACACGGCGATCGTGCTGGGCCAGGCGATCCGCCAGGCACTGGGCGACAAGAGCGGCATCCGCCGCTTCGGCGACGCGTGGATCCCGATGGACGAAACCCTGGCCCACGCGGCGATCGACGTCTCCGGCCGGCCGTACTGCGTGCACGTGGGCGAGCCGGAGCAGTTCAACACGTTCACGATCGGGAACAACTACCCGTTCGTGCTCACCCGGCACGTGTTCGACTCGCTGGCGTTCCACGCCCAGATCGCCCTGCACGTCCGGGTGATCCACGGCCGCGACCCCCACCACATCGCGGAGGCGGAGTACAAGGCGGTGGCAAGGGCCCTGCGCGCGGCGACGGAGCCGGACCCCCGCGCGGGCGGCATCCCGTCGACGAAGGGCGTCCTGTGA
- a CDS encoding MMPL family transporter, whose amino-acid sequence MATFLYRLGRFSFRRRALVAAVWAAVLVALGLGALTLSGQLSNSVTIPGTESQRAIDQLTEKFPQANAGGATARVVIEAPAGTTVTDAKGKAAVEALVGQLKTAPKVAAVVDPFQAQSISPDRRVALAQVSYGAKAYELTDEDRQALLNSANAGRAAGFTIEFGGDAVQGVPATGATEGLGVAVAAVVLIITFGSLLAAGIPLLTALIGVGTGMAGIFLASGFLELNSNTPVLALMIGLAVGIDYALFIVSRYRHELAIGRDPEEAAGRAAGTAGSAVVFAGLTVIIALAGLTVIGIPFLGQMGVAAAVTVAIAVLIALTLLPAILGFAGTRVAGGRIRLRRKPVETTHGERWARFVGRHRLPVLLVALAGMAVVALPALSMQLGLPNDSTAAPESTQRKAYEIASRSFGEGSNGPLLVVVDVSGSANRQAALGQAAAGIQKLPDVAAVTPPRVNQAGDTALLTVIPKSGPSSTQTEDLVAAIRAESGSLDAKLAVTGQTAANIDVSEKLSDAMLPYLALIVGLAFVLLMLVFRSVVVPLKATIGFLGSVAATFGAVVAVFQWGWLTDLLGVASTGPIMSMLPILLIGVLFGLAMDYQVFLVTRMREEHVHGAEPQEAVVTGFRHGARVVVAAALIMISVFAGFILAESSLIQSIGFALAFGVLVDAFVVRMTLVPAVMSLLGRGAWWLPKWLDRILPDVDVEGEKLTKHLDEPEERELVGANR is encoded by the coding sequence GTGGCGACCTTCCTGTACCGGCTCGGCCGGTTTTCCTTCCGGCGCAGAGCGCTGGTCGCGGCCGTCTGGGCGGCGGTCCTGGTGGCACTCGGCCTGGGCGCGCTCACGCTCTCGGGCCAGCTGTCGAACTCGGTGACGATCCCCGGCACCGAGTCGCAGCGGGCGATCGACCAGCTCACCGAGAAGTTCCCGCAGGCCAACGCCGGTGGCGCCACCGCGCGCGTGGTCATCGAAGCCCCGGCAGGCACCACGGTGACCGACGCCAAGGGCAAGGCGGCCGTCGAAGCGCTCGTCGGGCAGCTGAAGACGGCGCCGAAGGTCGCCGCCGTGGTCGACCCGTTCCAGGCGCAGTCGATCTCACCCGATCGACGCGTCGCGCTCGCCCAGGTCAGTTACGGAGCGAAAGCGTACGAACTGACCGACGAGGACCGTCAGGCCCTCCTGAACAGCGCCAACGCCGGCCGCGCCGCCGGGTTCACCATCGAGTTCGGCGGAGACGCCGTGCAGGGCGTGCCCGCGACCGGGGCCACCGAGGGTCTGGGTGTCGCCGTCGCCGCCGTCGTGCTGATCATCACCTTCGGCTCGCTGCTCGCGGCCGGGATCCCGCTGCTCACCGCGCTCATCGGCGTCGGCACCGGGATGGCGGGCATCTTCCTCGCCTCCGGCTTCCTCGAACTGAACTCGAACACGCCGGTCCTGGCGCTGATGATCGGTCTCGCGGTCGGCATCGACTACGCGCTGTTCATCGTGTCGCGCTACCGCCACGAACTGGCCATCGGCCGCGACCCCGAAGAAGCCGCCGGACGCGCCGCGGGCACCGCGGGCTCCGCCGTGGTCTTCGCCGGCCTCACCGTCATCATCGCGCTGGCCGGCCTCACCGTGATCGGCATCCCGTTCCTCGGCCAGATGGGCGTCGCCGCCGCCGTCACCGTCGCGATCGCCGTGCTCATCGCCCTGACGCTGCTGCCCGCGATCCTCGGCTTCGCCGGCACCCGGGTCGCCGGCGGCCGCATCCGGCTGCGCCGCAAGCCGGTCGAAACGACGCACGGCGAACGCTGGGCGCGGTTCGTCGGCCGCCACCGGCTCCCGGTGCTGCTGGTCGCGCTGGCCGGGATGGCCGTCGTCGCCCTGCCCGCGCTGAGCATGCAGCTCGGCCTGCCCAACGACAGCACCGCGGCACCGGAGTCGACGCAGCGCAAGGCGTACGAGATCGCCAGCCGCAGCTTCGGCGAAGGCTCCAACGGGCCGCTGCTGGTCGTCGTCGACGTCTCCGGCAGCGCCAACCGCCAGGCCGCGCTCGGCCAAGCCGCGGCCGGCATCCAGAAGCTGCCGGACGTCGCCGCCGTCACGCCGCCGCGCGTCAACCAGGCCGGTGACACGGCCCTGCTCACGGTGATCCCGAAGAGCGGCCCGAGCAGCACGCAGACCGAGGACCTGGTGGCCGCGATCCGCGCCGAATCCGGCTCCCTGGACGCGAAACTGGCCGTCACCGGCCAGACCGCGGCGAACATCGACGTCTCCGAGAAGCTGTCGGACGCGATGCTGCCGTACCTGGCGCTGATCGTCGGGCTCGCGTTCGTGCTGCTGATGCTGGTGTTCCGCTCGGTGGTGGTGCCGCTCAAGGCGACCATCGGCTTCCTCGGCTCGGTCGCGGCGACGTTCGGCGCGGTGGTCGCGGTGTTCCAGTGGGGCTGGCTGACGGACCTGCTCGGCGTCGCCTCGACCGGCCCGATCATGAGCATGCTGCCGATCCTGCTGATCGGCGTGCTGTTCGGGCTGGCGATGGACTACCAGGTGTTCCTGGTGACGCGGATGCGCGAGGAGCACGTCCACGGCGCGGAGCCGCAGGAAGCGGTGGTGACGGGCTTCCGCCACGGCGCACGGGTGGTCGTCGCGGCGGCGCTGATCATGATCAGCGTGTTCGCGGGGTTCATCCTGGCCGAGTCGTCGCTGATCCAGTCGATCGGCTTCGCGCTGGCGTTCGGCGTGCTGGTGGACGCGTTCGTGGTCCGCATGACGCTGGTCCCGGCGGTGATGTCCCTCCTCGGCCGCGGCGCGTGGTGGCTGCCGAAGTGGCTGGACCGGATCCTGCCGGACGTGGACGTCGAGGGCGAGAAGCTCACGAAGCACCTGGACGAGCCCGAGGAGCGGGAACTGGTCGGCGCGAACCGCTAG
- a CDS encoding TetR/AcrR family transcriptional regulator, whose amino-acid sequence MTAGPADDTRTRLLQTALRLFTEHGVEGTSLQMIADALGITKAAVYYHFKTKAEITEAVAEPGVRDLDELVRRAAAQKRRGAQVDLLLEGFVDLVIRHRALVALFSSDPGIARAIEKSAHGGMEGFGQALLGILSGPDPDTTARVNALVTLTGIAMAGGSPDLAGLGDEELRTELLDVGRRLLGRPRRRTLTPVSPL is encoded by the coding sequence ATGACCGCCGGCCCGGCCGATGACACCCGGACCCGACTGCTGCAGACCGCGCTGCGGCTGTTCACCGAACACGGGGTCGAAGGCACGTCGCTGCAGATGATCGCGGACGCGCTGGGCATCACGAAGGCGGCGGTGTACTACCACTTCAAGACGAAGGCGGAGATCACCGAGGCGGTCGCCGAGCCGGGCGTCCGTGACCTGGACGAACTGGTCCGCCGCGCGGCGGCGCAGAAGCGCCGCGGCGCGCAGGTGGACCTGCTGCTGGAGGGGTTCGTCGACCTGGTGATCCGCCACCGCGCGCTGGTGGCCCTGTTTTCGAGTGACCCGGGCATCGCCCGCGCGATTGAGAAGTCGGCCCACGGCGGCATGGAGGGCTTCGGCCAGGCGCTGCTGGGCATCCTGTCCGGGCCCGACCCGGACACGACGGCCCGGGTGAACGCCTTGGTGACGTTGACCGGGATCGCGATGGCGGGAGGTTCCCCGGACCTGGCCGGCCTCGGCGACGAAGAGCTGCGGACGGAACTGCTCGACGTGGGCCGCCGCCTCCTCGGCCGCCCCCGCCGCCGAACCCTCACCCCGGTTTCCCCGCTCTAG
- a CDS encoding RNA 2'-phosphotransferase — MNEKELIRISKRLSRHLRHDPAAIGLTLAPGGWVPVDTLLRALSITRAQLDEVVEKNNKRRFAFDETGTRIRASQGHSVPVDLGLPDTPPPDVLYHGTVAASLDAIFREGLRPMNRHAVHLSATLDTARNVGARRGKPVILQIDAAAMSAAGHTFQLSANGVWLTATVPPPYLTPHQIPR, encoded by the coding sequence ATGAACGAAAAGGAACTGATCCGCATCTCGAAGCGGCTCTCACGGCACCTTCGCCACGACCCGGCCGCCATCGGCCTGACCCTCGCCCCCGGCGGCTGGGTCCCGGTCGACACCCTCCTGCGCGCGCTCTCGATCACGCGTGCACAACTCGACGAAGTGGTCGAGAAGAACAACAAGCGCCGTTTCGCGTTCGACGAAACGGGAACGCGCATCCGCGCGAGCCAGGGTCACAGCGTCCCGGTCGACCTGGGACTGCCGGACACCCCACCGCCGGACGTGCTGTACCACGGAACGGTGGCGGCCTCCCTCGACGCGATCTTCCGCGAGGGCCTCCGCCCGATGAACCGCCACGCGGTCCACCTCTCGGCCACCCTCGACACGGCCCGAAACGTCGGCGCCCGCCGCGGCAAACCGGTGATCCTCCAGATCGACGCGGCCGCGATGTCCGCCGCCGGCCACACGTTCCAGCTGAGCGCCAACGGAGTCTGGCTCACCGCCACAGTCCCCCCGCCCTACCTAACCCCCCACCAGATACCCCGCTAA
- the soxR gene encoding redox-sensitive transcriptional activator SoxR, whose amino-acid sequence MTRLAEHLSIGQVAERSGVPHTALRFYEEKGLISSERSAGNQRRYPRSVLRRIAFIRAAQRVGLSLEDISTALETLPEDHAPTKADWARLSRDWQHELDARIDALQRLRDRLTGCVGCGCLSLRSCALYNNDDELSRFGPGASKLRPAVEGGI is encoded by the coding sequence GTGACCAGGCTCGCTGAACATCTCAGCATCGGACAGGTGGCGGAACGCAGCGGGGTTCCGCACACGGCACTGCGGTTCTACGAGGAGAAGGGGCTGATCAGTTCCGAGCGGTCGGCGGGCAACCAGCGCCGGTACCCGCGCTCAGTGCTGCGCCGGATCGCGTTCATCCGTGCGGCACAACGGGTCGGGCTCTCGCTCGAGGACATCAGCACGGCGCTGGAAACGCTGCCGGAGGACCACGCCCCGACGAAGGCGGACTGGGCGCGCCTGTCCCGCGACTGGCAGCACGAGCTCGACGCGCGCATCGACGCCCTGCAGCGCCTGCGCGACCGGCTCACCGGCTGCGTCGGCTGCGGGTGCCTCTCCCTGCGCAGCTGCGCGTTGTACAACAACGACGACGAGCTCTCCCGCTTCGGCCCGGGTGCGAGCAAGCTCCGCCCGGCGGTCGAAGGCGGCATCTAA
- a CDS encoding thiamine pyrophosphate-dependent enzyme, with the protein MTTATELGYADLPRLISLMTGDEKHTAAAESTLDVLWVLYDRVLDVTPENFREPGRDRFLLSKGHGPMAYYAVLTAKGFLAEAELATWSDPVSRLGHHPDRRRVPGVEISSGSLGHGLPIAFGTALGLRARGLTNAKVVTLVGDAELDEGSNHEAIVVAAREGLENLTTVVVDNQSSTRGWPGGIERRFAVEGWATRTVSGRDHDALYDAFTTSHPGRPLAVVAVVEPKG; encoded by the coding sequence ATGACCACTGCGACCGAACTCGGCTACGCCGATCTGCCCCGGCTGATTTCGCTGATGACCGGGGACGAAAAGCACACCGCCGCCGCCGAGTCCACTTTGGACGTGCTGTGGGTGCTCTACGACCGCGTGCTCGACGTCACGCCGGAGAACTTCCGCGAACCCGGCCGCGACCGGTTCCTGCTGTCCAAGGGACACGGGCCGATGGCGTACTACGCCGTGCTCACCGCGAAGGGCTTCCTCGCCGAGGCGGAACTGGCGACGTGGTCCGACCCGGTGTCACGGCTGGGCCACCACCCCGACCGGCGCCGCGTCCCCGGCGTCGAGATCTCCAGCGGCTCCCTCGGCCACGGCCTGCCGATCGCGTTCGGCACCGCGCTCGGCCTGCGCGCCCGCGGCCTGACGAACGCGAAGGTCGTGACGCTGGTCGGCGACGCCGAGCTGGACGAGGGCTCGAACCACGAGGCGATCGTCGTCGCGGCCCGCGAAGGCCTCGAGAACCTGACCACCGTGGTGGTCGACAACCAGTCCTCGACGCGCGGCTGGCCGGGCGGCATCGAGCGCCGGTTCGCCGTCGAAGGCTGGGCGACGCGCACGGTGTCCGGTCGCGACCACGACGCGCTCTACGACGCCTTCACCACCTCCCACCCCGGCCGGCCGCTGGCCGTGGTCGCCGTCGTCGAACCGAAGGGCTGA
- a CDS encoding NUDIX hydrolase: MAFRIRPLALGIVRRGDALLVFEGRDDFKGETYYRPLGGGIEFGESSKEALEREFGEELDAAITVGRRIGVLENVFTWQNRPGHEIAFLYEVEFVDAGFYRRDEMKILDDPATARWVDVAEFRDGRKILYPYGLTELLSADQ; the protein is encoded by the coding sequence ATGGCGTTCAGGATCCGGCCGCTCGCGTTGGGGATCGTCCGGCGCGGTGACGCGCTGCTCGTCTTCGAAGGGCGCGATGACTTCAAGGGCGAGACCTACTACCGGCCGCTCGGGGGTGGGATCGAGTTCGGGGAGAGCAGCAAGGAGGCGCTCGAGCGCGAGTTCGGCGAGGAACTCGACGCCGCGATCACGGTGGGCCGCCGGATCGGGGTGCTCGAGAACGTCTTCACCTGGCAGAACCGGCCTGGGCACGAAATCGCCTTTCTCTACGAAGTCGAGTTCGTCGACGCCGGGTTCTACCGGCGCGACGAAATGAAGATCCTCGACGACCCCGCCACCGCGCGGTGGGTCGACGTCGCCGAGTTCCGGGACGGGCGCAAGATCCTCTACCCCTACGGGCTCACCGAACTGCTCTCAGCGGATCAGTGA
- a CDS encoding NIPSNAP family protein — MTFSDFEAVVELRRYTLHPGRRDELIELFEREFVEPQEAAGAHLFGLFRSRASPDEFVWLRGFRSMAERKAALEEFYFGPVWKAHRSAANATMIDSDNVLLLRPVRPGLAAPPPGTGVHVTVSPPAPPPDSAFAAFETEPSENTFPQLPVRADGPFSVWFSRVASPSSFELVPTARSLIR, encoded by the coding sequence CGGCGGTACACCTTGCACCCCGGCCGGCGCGATGAGCTGATCGAGCTGTTCGAGCGCGAGTTCGTCGAGCCGCAGGAGGCCGCGGGTGCGCACCTGTTCGGGCTGTTCCGCTCCCGGGCGTCGCCGGACGAGTTCGTGTGGCTGCGCGGGTTCCGGTCGATGGCCGAGCGCAAGGCGGCACTGGAGGAGTTCTACTTCGGCCCGGTCTGGAAGGCCCACCGGTCGGCGGCGAACGCGACGATGATCGACTCCGACAACGTGCTGCTCCTGCGCCCGGTCCGCCCCGGGCTGGCCGCGCCACCGCCGGGCACGGGCGTGCACGTGACGGTGTCGCCGCCCGCTCCCCCGCCCGATTCGGCGTTCGCGGCGTTCGAGACCGAGCCGTCGGAGAACACGTTCCCGCAGCTGCCGGTCCGCGCGGACGGCCCGTTCTCGGTGTGGTTCAGCCGGGTGGCGTCGCCGTCGTCGTTCGAGCTGGTGCCGACCGCGCGGTCACTGATCCGCTGA